AACCGAAACTGTTAATATCGCCTCGTTGCCAATGTTTGTTAAAGATTGGTTGCGAGAGGAATTTAGTTGGTGCTTGGGGGAAGAAGAGGTTGATTCTCGTCTTGAAAATCTCAATGATGATGATTGGTGTTGGGAAGAAGAACCAATTACCAATCCTTTCTGGTATCAACAAAACAGTGAATATAAAATTGATTTTCGTTTTCAGGTTTTACCAGATTATCTTGCTAAAGAATTCCTCAAAAACCCAACTGTCTGCTTCGATGGAAATGCTCAGTATCAACTCACGTTTTACCAAGTCGTAAGGCTCGACCAAGGAGCCGAACTTATGTCATGGCCTCCTTATCGGGTTCCACTCATTAAGGTTGTTAAAGAAGAAAATATCAACCAAGAACAAGTAATAGGCGAAGCATACATCTCGTTTGTTATTCAATTCAAACTACACACAGTTCCTTGGCGGAGTCAGCCGATGATTTACCATCAGCTTTCAATTCGACGTTGGATCGCTGAACCTTTAGAACGCCTCCCTTACCGAGGTGCTAGTGCATACATTGGCGATAATCGACGCTGGTTAGATGGCTTAGACCAACCATTTTGTTTTATTCCTCTAGCTATGAAGCGCCCAGGAAAGAAAGCACAATGGTCTAGAGCCATTAGCGAACTGTTGAAAATTAACGACTCCTCACTCCCTGAGCCTGAAGCTCTAGCACAACAACCAAAGTACAACTGGTCAGCATTTGGTGAGAATCCCATTGGTATACAAGTTGCGATCGCTTACGATACCCGACATCGCGGTGATGCTCCTTGTATACCTGGTGTGAGTCCATTGGACTTAGCTAGTTTGGATCGAGCTATTCAAGAACGTCTTCCTGTTCTTCGAGTAGGTGAAGCGGTCAGAATAGAACCCAAGCAACCAGATTTTTGGCAACTTACAAGCTCGCCTAAAACTCCGATGCTGCGTCCAGAAATCGTTACACCTGCTGTTTTTCGCTCCCCTGAAAATTCTCCAAACACGATACTGCTTCTATGGGAAACACAAGAATGCCGAGACGCGCTGATTAAAGAACTCTGCCGATTACTTTCTCTGTCAGCAAGCGAGCAAACTAAAACTTACACAACTATGACAGGAGTACAAGGCGAAGCGGCTATTTACAAAGGAAAGCATGGTTCAATTTGTATTAAAACTCAGCACGTCCAAGACTTAACCCAAAGACTTGATATCGATCCTTCGGATAAAAGCAAAAGCCGACAGCAAAAACGCATTCATTTAATGGATGAACGTATTAAACATATAGTTTCGTCCTTACCCAAACCAGAAGGACTAAGTGGAGCATTAATTGAAATTAGACCAAAGAAATCATACTTTCCACCAGAATCCGATCCCAAATTGGCATTACGAATTGGAGCAATGAAAGCTGGTTATGTTAATCAGCATCTTCATGCCGTGACAGCTCGTAAAAAGACTGGTGAAGAATATGTAACTCCATCTGCTGCCAATCGAGTGCAAAGAGCGGTATCGGACTTGCTCCGGCAATTTGGAATTTTGCCTGCTCCTTTAATCGCTTTTGACAAGGATGGCATAGAACCCAATGTATGGTTAACTTGTTTTTACGTTTTACGCCGCACGCGAAAAACAACAGCCAGTAACAAGGCTACCACAGTGGTGTTGATGGTACGAGTTAACCCTGTTGCAGGAATAGTACAACTGACCACCCCTTCTTTATTTCCCACATGGGTATCGTATCCAGAGGCAATGGAAAACCTAATTTATGAAAAATGGGATACTGATTCCTATGTTAATGGAACGACTACTGAAATTAATGATGAACAAAAGTCTAGTGATATCAAACAAGAGCAAAAGCTACTTAATCAATTTGTTGCTGATTGTTTAAAAGATTGTTTGAGTACCTCAATTGAAAAGGAGCAAAATCCCCGCGTACTCTTTATGGTGGAAGCACAAAACGCCCGCAAGATGTTGACATGGCTTCAGAACCCTGAATTTCTAGCCAATGTTTTACTTGAAGGACTTGATTTAACAGAACAAGAGAAAAATCGTTTGTGGGTGGTGCGATTGAGAGTGGCTAACAATAGTGAAGTTCCGGTTGCTATTGTCAAAGATTCTCCTGGTAGCAGAAGTAGTATCGGTGGTGTATTTCGCTGGCAAAATGTTTGTGACAGTGCTAAAAATACAGTCTATTTAAGTTTACGTAAACTCCTAAACACAGAGCAGGTTTTATTACGCCGATCGCAGTCTCGGCTGGATAATGGTAGCAGACCAGCTGGAAATCCTAAACTTTTAGAAATCGCTATTGTACATTATCCAGGAATTGAACGCGATCAACTAGCTGGTTTGGTTCATAGTCTTAGAAATCGCTGGCCTTATTTTGCAGATGATGTTTCTTTGCCGTTTCCTTTTCCCTTTGCTACATTAGCCAAAGAGTATGCGGTCAGCGCTAAGGATGAGGTGGAATTAGAAGATTTAGAGGAACTGGAAGACGTGGAGGAATTTCTTCAGTAACAGGTAGGGTAGTAGTTAGTCATTAGCCATGCAGACTGCCGAGTCGTGAAACTAGGGGTAGGTAGAGCTGAGCTTACCAACATCGAACGTGTGGATCGCCCTACCTACAAAAATAGCTAACAAAAGTACATATCGACATTGGTTTCATCTTCCAACATCGCAATTTGCTCAAGTGTCTCACTGCCTGCGATAATGTCCGTATGTCCCTCAAACTGCGTCCTGAAATTCTTCTTTTAGGCGCGATGACTGGGTATACTCATAGTGGCAGTAGGCACTTTCAATTTATGCAAATGTCGATTTTGAACAAACCGTGTCGCTAAAATTTGATGATAAACAGCCTCATAGCCATCTGTCATGTTTTGAACGTTAAAGCGGTTTTCAACATAGGTACGACAGGTGTAACGGTCTATCTCCGCGATTTTGCTGACAGCTTGAACGCACTCTTCTAAATTATTGCACAAAAAGCCTGTCCGCTCGTGGGCAATGACCTCTGGCGTAGACCCAATGTTCATTGCAATGACTGGTGTACCCGCTACCATTGATTCAATCATAACTAAGCCAAATGGCTCTCGCCAGGTAATGGGAAATAGAGTTGCGATCGCACGACCCATAAGTTCGTTTTTTTGATGGTGGTCGGCTTCACCCAAATACTGAATTTGCTTTCCATCAATCAGAGGCTGAACTTCTCTTTCAAAAAAGTTTCTATTAAACTCATCGACTTTACCTGCCATTTTCAATGGTAAACCCACCTGTTTGGCAATAGCAATTGCGAGATGCGGTCCCTTTTCTTGTGACATTCGACCTAGAAAAGCTAGATAAGGTGGGTTATCTGGAACGGGATAAAATTTATGGCTATTAACATCAATAGCATTGTAAACTGTTGCAGCATAATTGAGCTCTAAATTTGATTCTCGTTGCGAATTGGAAATACTAACGTATGGTTGAGAGCGTGCGTGTTGAAATAACTTTTCGTTATCAGGTGTAAAAATTCCATGTAATGTATGTATTGTAGGTGTTTTTACTAAATTTGCATAGCTTAATGCAGCGTAGCCCATGTGAGAGTGAATGATGTCGAACTCCTGTGCTTGCTCGTATACCCAACTCAGTTGTAAGGACTCATAAACACCGTATTCTTTTACCTTGGGATCGAGTCTTATAGCAACGGGATGAACGGATTGTAATTTAGCAAGAGTCAGAGAATCTCCTGATGCAAATAGCGTGACTTCATGTCCGCGTCGAACCAGTTCATCAGTCAGTAGCCCCACCACTAACTCAATCCCTCCGTAAGCTGGAGGTGGAACCCTTTCCCATAAAGGGGCGACTTGAGCAATCCGCATAATCAAACTCCCAAAACGTAGGCGGAGATAAGACAGGAAATTTTGCTGAACGCAAGTCTTATCAAGCAATTCTTGCTGCTTGATAAGTGAGTACAAGATTTCACAAGTTCGTAAGAGCGATCGCTTTTATTTCCTGACATTAGGCAATCAAGCGAGCGTGAATTTGCGAAATTTTGTAAAATTCAGTAAATCTTGAATATTGTAATATGAACTTTATTTTTTTTCATATACCCTTATCTACTCCTCAAAGAAAGAGACTCCACTAAGTCCTAAGAATGAAATTATTATTGGAACCTCTTCCTTAAAGATTATGCCATTAGAGGATGTTTGAAAAGTGGTTAGTTGTGATTTTAATCACATTAATTACCCTCCTTATAAAGGGTGGAAACAAGAAAAATCTAGTTCCCAGACCAATCCATCGGTCCGGGCTAGGGTGGGGTAAAAAATATTTGAGACATCAATCGTGACTTTTCAAACATCCTCTTAGGTAAAATTCTTTCTTTTCTTAGCGCTCTTTGCGTCTTAGCGGTTAATAATTTCCATAACTAAAAACAGGACAGCCATAGTAATTCATCCTATTTAATTTTTCAACTACAAGTAGGTAGGGCTAAAGCC
This genomic interval from Scytonema hofmannii PCC 7110 contains the following:
- a CDS encoding glycosyltransferase family 4 protein, which translates into the protein MRIAQVAPLWERVPPPAYGGIELVVGLLTDELVRRGHEVTLFASGDSLTLAKLQSVHPVAIRLDPKVKEYGVYESLQLSWVYEQAQEFDIIHSHMGYAALSYANLVKTPTIHTLHGIFTPDNEKLFQHARSQPYVSISNSQRESNLELNYAATVYNAIDVNSHKFYPVPDNPPYLAFLGRMSQEKGPHLAIAIAKQVGLPLKMAGKVDEFNRNFFEREVQPLIDGKQIQYLGEADHHQKNELMGRAIATLFPITWREPFGLVMIESMVAGTPVIAMNIGSTPEVIAHERTGFLCNNLEECVQAVSKIAEIDRYTCRTYVENRFNVQNMTDGYEAVYHQILATRFVQNRHLHKLKVPTATMSIPSHRA
- a CDS encoding pPIWI_RE module domain-containing protein, coding for MSKVSNILPGAWEPKQDDVKYEIFSLHVPTAWQQVAQSLASKRANGGFSKYSSVPVSSVDRIITASFPQIIKTQRFGWQRPGIPWLFATETVNIASLPMFVKDWLREEFSWCLGEEEVDSRLENLNDDDWCWEEEPITNPFWYQQNSEYKIDFRFQVLPDYLAKEFLKNPTVCFDGNAQYQLTFYQVVRLDQGAELMSWPPYRVPLIKVVKEENINQEQVIGEAYISFVIQFKLHTVPWRSQPMIYHQLSIRRWIAEPLERLPYRGASAYIGDNRRWLDGLDQPFCFIPLAMKRPGKKAQWSRAISELLKINDSSLPEPEALAQQPKYNWSAFGENPIGIQVAIAYDTRHRGDAPCIPGVSPLDLASLDRAIQERLPVLRVGEAVRIEPKQPDFWQLTSSPKTPMLRPEIVTPAVFRSPENSPNTILLLWETQECRDALIKELCRLLSLSASEQTKTYTTMTGVQGEAAIYKGKHGSICIKTQHVQDLTQRLDIDPSDKSKSRQQKRIHLMDERIKHIVSSLPKPEGLSGALIEIRPKKSYFPPESDPKLALRIGAMKAGYVNQHLHAVTARKKTGEEYVTPSAANRVQRAVSDLLRQFGILPAPLIAFDKDGIEPNVWLTCFYVLRRTRKTTASNKATTVVLMVRVNPVAGIVQLTTPSLFPTWVSYPEAMENLIYEKWDTDSYVNGTTTEINDEQKSSDIKQEQKLLNQFVADCLKDCLSTSIEKEQNPRVLFMVEAQNARKMLTWLQNPEFLANVLLEGLDLTEQEKNRLWVVRLRVANNSEVPVAIVKDSPGSRSSIGGVFRWQNVCDSAKNTVYLSLRKLLNTEQVLLRRSQSRLDNGSRPAGNPKLLEIAIVHYPGIERDQLAGLVHSLRNRWPYFADDVSLPFPFPFATLAKEYAVSAKDEVELEDLEELEDVEEFLQ